The Macrococcoides canis genome has a window encoding:
- a CDS encoding helix-turn-helix domain-containing protein has translation MDIGKKIKDLRRQKNLTQEELGERTDLSKGYISQLERNLCSPSMETFFNILEVLGSKPKDFFSEQQYEQRIHYPKSEQTIYDEYDDGYMINWLVPDSNEFDMEPVIITIEPGKKYKKFLPSMSDSFIYVLQGEASIHIGRKDYHAKCGESFYFKANESHQLFNRTDKATRVLIVATESYL, from the coding sequence ATGGATATCGGAAAAAAGATAAAAGATTTAAGACGCCAGAAGAATTTGACACAGGAAGAACTCGGTGAACGTACAGATCTATCAAAAGGGTATATTTCTCAGCTAGAACGCAATCTATGTTCACCTTCAATGGAAACATTCTTTAATATACTGGAGGTCCTCGGCTCTAAGCCAAAAGATTTCTTCAGTGAGCAGCAATATGAGCAGCGCATTCATTATCCAAAGTCAGAACAGACCATCTATGATGAATATGATGATGGTTACATGATCAACTGGCTCGTTCCAGATTCTAATGAATTTGATATGGAACCGGTCATTATTACGATCGAACCCGGCAAAAAATATAAAAAGTTTCTGCCGAGCATGTCAGATAGTTTTATCTATGTCTTGCAAGGCGAGGCGAGTATTCATATTGGAAGAAAAGATTATCATGCAAAATGCGGCGAATCATTCTACTTTAAGGCGAATGAATCCCATCAATTATTTAATCGGACAGACAAAGCGACTCGTGTGCTGATTGTGGCGACAGAATCTTACTTATAG
- a CDS encoding ABC transporter ATP-binding protein, whose amino-acid sequence MEQFIQFNHVTKSYGDNTILNDISFEIEKGKFYTLLGPSGCGKTTILRLIAGFEKASGGDIYFDGKRINDVPPNKRKVNTVFQDYALFPHLNVFENVAYGLRIKKEKEDVIKTKVREALQLVKLADFENRDIKDMSGGQRQRVAIARAIVNDPEVILLDEPLSALDLKLRTEMQYELREIQNRLGKTFIFVTHDQEEALAMSDYIFVMNKGKIEQSGTPLDIYDEPVNRYVADFIGESNIVDGIMIKDYVVEMYGKRFACVDKGFQPNAQVDVVIRPEDIEITAPEMGKINAVVDSTLFRGVHYEICCIDEAGHEWIIQSTKRATPGDNVGLTFTEEAIHIMLPGETEEEFDRRIESYEV is encoded by the coding sequence ATGGAACAATTTATTCAGTTTAACCATGTGACGAAATCGTATGGAGATAATACAATTCTTAATGATATCAGCTTTGAAATTGAAAAAGGTAAGTTTTATACATTACTTGGACCATCAGGCTGCGGCAAGACGACGATATTACGCTTGATTGCCGGCTTTGAGAAGGCATCCGGTGGTGATATCTACTTTGATGGGAAGCGTATCAATGATGTACCCCCGAATAAACGTAAAGTGAATACCGTATTTCAGGACTATGCCTTATTTCCGCATCTAAACGTCTTCGAAAATGTTGCCTATGGACTGCGCATCAAGAAAGAAAAAGAAGATGTGATTAAAACGAAGGTACGAGAAGCGTTACAGCTCGTTAAGCTTGCAGACTTTGAGAATCGAGATATTAAAGATATGAGTGGTGGACAACGTCAGCGTGTCGCGATTGCACGTGCAATCGTTAATGACCCGGAAGTGATACTGCTCGATGAACCGTTAAGCGCGCTTGACTTAAAGCTCCGAACAGAGATGCAGTATGAACTGCGAGAAATTCAGAATCGTCTTGGCAAGACGTTTATCTTCGTTACACATGACCAGGAAGAGGCGCTTGCAATGAGCGATTATATCTTTGTTATGAATAAAGGTAAGATAGAGCAAAGTGGTACGCCACTGGATATTTATGATGAACCTGTGAATCGCTATGTTGCAGATTTTATCGGAGAGTCGAACATTGTAGACGGCATCATGATCAAAGATTATGTCGTTGAGATGTACGGTAAACGCTTTGCGTGTGTCGATAAAGGCTTCCAGCCGAATGCACAGGTAGACGTTGTCATTCGTCCAGAAGATATCGAAATAACAGCGCCTGAAATGGGTAAAATTAACGCGGTTGTGGACTCTACACTATTCCGTGGTGTGCATTATGAAATCTGCTGCATTGATGAAGCAGGTCATGAATGGATTATTCAGTCGACGAAAAGAGCGACACCGGGGGATAACGTAGGCCTTACATTTACTGAGGAAGCGATACATATTATGCTGCCTGGTGAGACAGAAGAAGAATTCGATCGTCGTATTGAATCCTACGAGGTGTAG
- a CDS encoding ABC transporter permease, which translates to MQRAKNFFLVPYMLWIILFIVMPLVMIFYTSFTNHDGQFTFENYQSFLTPAYLKMTLSSFIYALIITLLCLIIAYPIALVLKNAKNKQLWLLIIILPTWINLLLKTYAFIGIFSKQGTINDMLHFLHLPAANLLFTDTAFIFVSVYIYIPFMILPIFNSMNEIPDNLIQASRDLGASEWMTFRKIIMPLSLEGVKTGIQVTFIPALSLFMITRLIAGNKVVNLGTAIEEQFLVTQNYGMGSTIAVFLILAMAFVMIITKSKNESEDIK; encoded by the coding sequence ATGCAAAGAGCGAAAAACTTTTTTTTAGTCCCTTATATGCTCTGGATTATTCTGTTTATCGTGATGCCGCTTGTGATGATATTTTATACATCGTTTACGAATCACGATGGACAGTTTACATTTGAGAACTATCAGTCCTTCTTAACGCCGGCTTATTTAAAGATGACATTATCGTCCTTTATCTATGCCTTGATCATCACCTTGCTGTGCTTAATCATCGCGTATCCAATTGCGCTTGTCCTGAAGAACGCGAAGAATAAGCAGCTATGGCTGCTGATCATTATCTTACCGACATGGATCAATCTATTATTAAAGACGTATGCGTTTATCGGTATATTCAGCAAGCAGGGAACCATCAATGATATGCTGCATTTCTTACATTTACCGGCAGCAAATCTACTGTTTACAGATACAGCATTTATCTTTGTATCTGTATATATCTATATCCCGTTCATGATTCTGCCGATCTTCAATAGTATGAATGAAATTCCGGATAACTTAATTCAGGCATCACGAGATCTCGGTGCATCAGAGTGGATGACCTTTAGAAAGATCATCATGCCATTATCACTTGAAGGCGTAAAGACAGGGATACAAGTCACATTTATCCCGGCACTCAGCCTGTTTATGATTACGCGACTCATCGCTGGAAACAAGGTTGTCAACCTGGGGACTGCAATTGAAGAACAGTTCTTAGTGACGCAGAACTACGGGATGGGATCAACGATTGCCGTATTCTTAATTTTAGCGATGGCATTTGTGATGATTATTACGAAATCTAAAAATGAAAGCGAGGATATAAAATGA
- a CDS encoding ABC transporter permease: MKLRGKIFLAVALLILYFPIFYLMFYSFNSAGNMNHFESFTLDHYKAVFENKRLLVIIVNTLAVALIAASISTVIGICGAIAIHYMRNKKIKIGLLTLNNILMVSSDVVIGSSFLILFTAIGHFTGLGLGFWSVLISHIAFCVPIVVLLVLPKLYDLNTSLINASYDLGASTWQTIKNVIIPHIMPGALAGFFMALTYSLDDFTVSFFVTGNGFSVLSVEIYSMARKGISMEINAISTLMFLVVMTIIAIYYVLTVNADKKKLKAGAKS, translated from the coding sequence ATGAAACTAAGAGGTAAAATATTTTTAGCAGTCGCACTTCTCATTTTATATTTCCCGATTTTCTATTTGATGTTCTATTCGTTTAACTCTGCCGGCAATATGAATCATTTTGAGTCCTTTACGCTGGATCATTATAAGGCAGTGTTTGAGAATAAGCGGCTGCTCGTTATTATTGTGAATACATTAGCTGTAGCGCTTATCGCAGCAAGTATCTCAACAGTGATCGGTATCTGTGGTGCGATTGCGATACACTATATGCGCAATAAGAAGATCAAGATTGGACTGTTAACATTAAATAATATATTGATGGTAAGTTCTGATGTCGTGATCGGTTCTTCATTCTTAATCTTATTTACTGCAATCGGTCACTTTACAGGGCTTGGGCTCGGGTTCTGGTCTGTACTTATTTCTCATATCGCATTCTGTGTGCCGATCGTCGTACTGCTCGTATTACCGAAACTGTATGATCTCAATACGTCTCTTATCAATGCGAGCTATGACTTAGGTGCAAGTACATGGCAGACGATTAAGAATGTCATCATTCCGCATATAATGCCAGGTGCACTTGCTGGATTCTTTATGGCACTGACATATAGTCTTGATGACTTTACGGTCAGCTTCTTTGTAACCGGTAATGGCTTCAGTGTATTATCTGTTGAAATCTACTCCATGGCACGTAAAGGTATTTCAATGGAAATCAATGCGATCAGCACATTAATGTTCTTAGTCGTGATGACAATCATTGCAATCTATTACGTATTAACAGTAAATGCAGATAAAAAGAAATTAAAGGCAGGTGCGAAATCATGA
- a CDS encoding ABC transporter substrate-binding protein, giving the protein MKQLLQLIFISLAVAVLLLFSSRFIDPPPSGGKGNVLYVYNWGEYIDPDLLKKFEKEKGIRVVLETFDSNEAMLAKIKNGGTSYDIAVPSEYAIQKMKNEKLLLPIDHNKIPNLKNINPDYMDLPFDKKNEYSIPYFWGTVGILYNPEATKGIDFSSWDSLWDKRLKNNVLIVDGAREALGLSLNSMGESLNETDPEKLHKAEQKLEKLAPNVKGVVADEINTMMVQKEADVAVVWSGMGADIMTENENLDFVVPKEGSNLWFDNIVIPKTAQNVEGAHEFINFLLDAENAKQNTEWVGYATPNDAALKLLDKETREDERFYPSKEVQKKLEVYEDLGYENIKKYNELFLKFKMSLK; this is encoded by the coding sequence ATGAAACAGCTGTTACAGTTAATCTTCATTTCACTTGCAGTTGCCGTATTGTTATTATTCTCAAGCCGCTTTATCGATCCGCCGCCATCAGGTGGCAAAGGAAATGTCCTCTATGTCTATAACTGGGGCGAATATATTGATCCTGACCTGCTTAAAAAGTTTGAGAAGGAAAAGGGGATTCGTGTCGTATTAGAGACGTTCGATTCTAATGAAGCGATGCTCGCAAAGATTAAGAATGGTGGGACGAGCTATGATATCGCTGTTCCAAGTGAATATGCAATTCAGAAGATGAAAAACGAAAAGTTGCTGCTGCCGATCGATCATAATAAAATTCCGAATCTGAAAAATATTAATCCGGATTATATGGATCTTCCTTTCGATAAGAAAAATGAATACTCTATCCCGTACTTCTGGGGTACTGTAGGCATTCTTTACAATCCAGAGGCAACGAAAGGCATTGATTTTTCGAGCTGGGACAGCTTATGGGATAAGCGCCTGAAAAACAATGTACTGATTGTTGACGGTGCTCGTGAGGCGCTTGGATTATCGCTGAACAGTATGGGGGAATCTTTAAATGAAACAGATCCTGAGAAACTTCATAAAGCCGAGCAGAAGCTTGAGAAGCTTGCACCGAACGTAAAAGGTGTTGTAGCAGATGAGATCAATACGATGATGGTGCAAAAAGAAGCGGATGTTGCTGTAGTATGGAGTGGAATGGGCGCTGATATTATGACGGAGAATGAAAATCTGGACTTTGTCGTACCGAAAGAAGGTTCAAATCTCTGGTTCGATAACATCGTTATTCCGAAAACAGCACAAAACGTAGAAGGCGCTCATGAATTTATTAACTTCCTGCTTGATGCTGAAAACGCGAAACAAAACACTGAGTGGGTCGGATATGCGACACCAAACGATGCAGCTTTAAAATTACTGGATAAGGAAACACGTGAAGATGAACGATTCTATCCGAGTAAAGAAGTGCAGAAGAAACTGGAAGTGTACGAAGATCTTGGGTATGAAAATATAAAAAAATATAACGAGCTCTTCCTTAAATTTAAGATGTCTCTGAAATAA
- a CDS encoding DUF4064 domain-containing protein produces MSRREYTQTVQPVSRVPEKIFGWLAWLPLLAISLFSLYHLLVNGNNPEFIQSMKDGLNNEIQTNSQLADAFNQMGLTVEEAVPLFVKGFWYFLAYSLIPIILGLIGLLKMKKRIFAGIMLLLAGLFTTPFFFTFILGFIPLFFFIAAILLFARKDKVIKNNDYYEEHTHTEREQRVAPAHVERDTRIEEDKDFTYDADKKHDNVVVEDVDHSTVRDDRVDAHFDNNIDGDKDRVTYVDNTKDAVDERRDNYNNRR; encoded by the coding sequence ATGAGTCGTAGAGAATATACTCAAACAGTACAACCCGTAAGTCGTGTTCCGGAAAAAATCTTTGGATGGTTAGCATGGTTACCACTTTTAGCAATATCATTATTTAGTCTTTATCATTTATTAGTAAATGGGAATAACCCAGAGTTTATCCAGTCAATGAAAGATGGATTGAATAATGAGATTCAGACAAATAGCCAATTGGCAGATGCATTTAACCAGATGGGGTTAACAGTTGAAGAAGCGGTACCATTATTTGTTAAAGGTTTCTGGTATTTCTTAGCTTACTCATTAATCCCGATTATTCTAGGGTTAATCGGATTACTTAAAATGAAGAAGAGAATCTTTGCAGGTATTATGTTATTACTTGCTGGATTGTTTACTACACCATTCTTCTTTACATTCATTTTAGGATTTATTCCATTATTCTTCTTTATAGCAGCAATTTTATTATTTGCGCGTAAAGATAAAGTAATCAAGAATAACGACTATTATGAAGAGCATACACATACTGAACGTGAACAACGTGTTGCACCTGCACATGTTGAGCGCGATACTCGCATCGAAGAAGATAAGGATTTCACTTATGATGCAGACAAAAAGCATGATAATGTTGTTGTAGAGGATGTTGATCATTCTACAGTGCGTGATGACAGAGTAGATGCTCATTTCGATAACAATATCGATGGCGATAAAGACCGTGTAACTTATGTTGATAATACAAAAGATGCAGTGGACGAACGCCGTGACAACTATAATAACAGAAGATAA
- a CDS encoding helical membrane plugin domain-containing protein produces the protein MAQPTRVIKPTEVDTEAIRQKEIRELEDQLIQHKDTLNKLFRLLEQLDEHEALNAANAALSQSDPILTRVLKAVNETETDQAIRNALLLVQGLGKFNFSDIEPMILKFNKGLKLSTEYNQSTPLGWIGLLKVLTNKDFVEGSIVLTKFVKGFGTSFQQLKQEQGIVDPVHTDVGDVKHAHHTELPSKSIRDEARHGNSNSKYVSIAALGGAALSVASLLLKK, from the coding sequence ATGGCTCAACCAACTCGTGTAATCAAACCAACTGAAGTCGACACTGAAGCAATCAGACAAAAGGAAATACGTGAATTAGAAGATCAGCTGATCCAGCATAAAGATACACTGAACAAGCTATTCCGTTTACTTGAACAGCTCGATGAACACGAAGCGCTGAATGCAGCAAATGCCGCACTCTCTCAAAGCGATCCAATTTTAACGCGTGTGTTAAAGGCAGTCAATGAAACTGAAACTGACCAGGCAATCCGTAATGCACTCCTGCTCGTTCAAGGATTAGGTAAGTTTAATTTCAGTGATATCGAACCGATGATCCTAAAGTTTAACAAAGGATTAAAATTATCGACTGAATACAATCAAAGTACCCCACTTGGCTGGATAGGACTACTTAAAGTATTAACGAATAAAGATTTCGTTGAAGGTTCAATCGTCCTGACAAAGTTTGTTAAAGGATTCGGTACATCATTCCAGCAGCTGAAACAAGAGCAAGGTATCGTTGACCCAGTGCATACTGATGTCGGTGATGTAAAGCATGCACATCACACAGAACTTCCAAGCAAGTCTATTCGTGATGAAGCACGACACGGCAATTCAAATTCAAAGTACGTTAGCATTGCAGCACTTGGCGGTGCAGCACTCTCAGTTGCATCATTGTTACTAAAAAAATAA
- the fdhF gene encoding formate dehydrogenase subunit alpha, with translation MNDVTSQTVSITLNGKPMEVPNNVSILDYLRFKGIDVPALCYHPDLGAIETCDACIVEVNGELVRSCSTQLKDGDIVKTGSSEAFEAQMIAMDRILRNHELYCTVCDFNNGNCTVHNTVKNLKIDHQATAQSPKGAPKNIGKFYRYDPDQCILCGRCVQACQNVQVNETLMIDWELERPRVIWDGNTDLNIDDSSCVNCGHCSTVCPCNAMMEVGMVGEAGFLTGMLKDAFRPAVEVTKAVETGYTPLMAISDVEAEMRKDRIKKTKTVCTYCGVGCSFEVWTKGREVLKVEPSPEAPANQISTCVKGKFGWDFVNSGERLTKPLIREADGFREATWEEALDLISSKFKETIATRGPERLAFITSSKCTNEESFLMQKLARQVVGTNNVDNCSRYCQSPATMGLWRTVGYGGDSGSITDIASAELIIGLGTNTAEAHPVIATRVKSAQKLRGSKLLVVDIRKHELAERADMFVRPNPGSDLVWLNAVTKYIIDNNWQDQAFIDKHVNNYEALVEGLQKYTIDYAAEHTGMSKEEIIKIAEMIHEAKSTVVMWAMGVTQQRGGSDTSTAISNLLLVTGNYMKPGAGSYPLRGHNNVQGASDMGSMPTHLPGYQKIADKSALEKFGKAWGVEMNPNVGQNNHQMVDAMHAGELDVLYLKGEDMGIVDSNINYVREGFEKLKFFVVQDIFFSKTAEYADVILPAAPSFEKEGTFSNTERRIQRLYQVMEPLEGTKPDWKIIQEIAQHMGADWNYAHPSEIMDEIASLTPIYSGVTYDRLEGFNSLQWPVKEDGTDSPLLFTEGFPFEDKKANFFPVDWTEPTEYEAQYDIHVNNGRLLEHFHEGNMTYQVKGLAMETPDAFLEISQELADERGIKTGNLIRLQSPYGKVDVRALITDRVFGKEVYLPMNDNGDAAINLLSSSIADKDTSTPAYKETKAKLIILDKGNKSPLPENNFRFGNRVPQMGVNVEAKWQRDDYVFPGDIVKMRGEK, from the coding sequence ATGAATGATGTAACATCACAAACGGTCAGCATCACGCTGAACGGTAAACCGATGGAAGTTCCGAACAATGTAAGTATTCTCGACTACTTAAGGTTTAAGGGCATTGATGTTCCAGCACTATGCTACCACCCGGATCTTGGTGCAATCGAAACATGTGATGCATGTATCGTTGAAGTCAATGGTGAGCTTGTACGTTCATGTAGTACACAGCTTAAAGACGGGGACATTGTCAAGACAGGATCTAGTGAAGCATTTGAAGCACAGATGATTGCGATGGACAGAATATTACGTAATCACGAACTTTATTGTACAGTATGTGATTTTAACAATGGTAACTGTACAGTACATAATACAGTTAAGAATTTAAAGATAGATCATCAGGCCACAGCACAGTCTCCTAAAGGTGCACCAAAGAATATCGGTAAGTTCTATCGCTATGATCCCGATCAATGTATATTATGTGGACGTTGTGTTCAGGCATGTCAGAACGTTCAGGTAAACGAAACATTGATGATCGACTGGGAATTAGAACGTCCACGTGTTATCTGGGATGGTAATACGGACTTAAATATCGATGATTCGTCTTGTGTTAACTGCGGTCACTGCTCTACAGTATGCCCATGTAATGCGATGATGGAAGTTGGCATGGTCGGAGAAGCTGGTTTCTTAACAGGTATGCTTAAAGACGCATTCCGTCCAGCAGTTGAAGTTACGAAAGCAGTAGAAACAGGTTATACGCCACTTATGGCAATCTCTGATGTTGAAGCAGAGATGCGTAAAGATAGAATCAAGAAGACTAAGACAGTATGTACATACTGTGGTGTCGGATGCTCGTTTGAAGTATGGACGAAAGGTCGTGAAGTGCTTAAAGTAGAACCAAGCCCTGAAGCACCTGCGAACCAAATTTCTACATGTGTTAAAGGGAAGTTCGGCTGGGATTTCGTCAATTCTGGTGAGCGCTTAACAAAACCGTTAATTCGTGAAGCTGACGGCTTTAGAGAAGCAACTTGGGAAGAAGCACTCGACTTAATCTCTTCTAAGTTTAAAGAGACGATTGCTACTCGCGGTCCGGAAAGGTTAGCATTTATCACTTCTTCTAAGTGTACAAATGAAGAATCATTCTTAATGCAGAAGCTTGCGCGTCAAGTTGTAGGTACAAACAATGTAGATAACTGTTCACGATACTGTCAGTCTCCTGCGACGATGGGATTATGGCGTACAGTCGGCTACGGTGGTGACTCAGGTTCAATCACAGATATCGCAAGTGCCGAACTGATTATCGGACTAGGTACAAACACTGCTGAAGCACATCCAGTTATCGCTACACGTGTTAAGAGCGCTCAGAAATTACGTGGTTCTAAATTACTTGTAGTAGATATCCGTAAACATGAACTGGCAGAACGTGCGGATATGTTTGTACGTCCAAACCCAGGTAGTGACTTAGTATGGTTAAATGCAGTAACAAAATATATTATCGATAACAACTGGCAGGATCAGGCATTCATCGATAAGCACGTGAATAACTATGAGGCACTTGTCGAAGGATTACAGAAATACACGATCGATTATGCTGCAGAACATACGGGTATGTCGAAAGAAGAAATCATCAAGATTGCAGAAATGATCCATGAAGCGAAATCAACAGTTGTAATGTGGGCGATGGGTGTAACTCAGCAACGTGGTGGCAGTGATACTTCTACTGCAATCTCTAACCTATTACTTGTAACAGGTAACTATATGAAGCCAGGTGCAGGTTCTTACCCATTACGTGGACATAACAATGTTCAAGGCGCTTCAGATATGGGAAGTATGCCGACGCACCTACCGGGTTACCAGAAGATTGCAGATAAATCAGCCCTTGAGAAGTTCGGCAAAGCCTGGGGTGTAGAAATGAACCCGAATGTCGGTCAGAATAACCATCAGATGGTTGATGCAATGCATGCCGGTGAGCTTGACGTATTATACTTAAAAGGTGAAGACATGGGTATCGTTGATTCGAATATCAACTACGTTCGTGAAGGGTTTGAAAAGCTGAAATTCTTCGTAGTTCAAGATATCTTCTTCTCAAAAACTGCTGAATATGCAGACGTTATCTTACCAGCAGCACCAAGCTTCGAGAAAGAAGGAACATTCTCGAATACAGAACGTCGTATTCAACGTCTATATCAAGTAATGGAACCTTTAGAAGGTACAAAACCAGACTGGAAGATCATTCAGGAGATTGCACAGCATATGGGTGCAGACTGGAACTATGCGCATCCAAGCGAAATTATGGATGAAATCGCATCATTAACACCAATCTATTCCGGTGTAACTTATGACCGTCTCGAAGGATTCAACAGCTTACAGTGGCCAGTAAAAGAAGACGGTACAGATTCTCCGTTACTGTTTACAGAAGGATTCCCATTTGAAGATAAGAAAGCGAACTTCTTCCCTGTAGACTGGACAGAACCGACTGAATATGAAGCACAGTATGATATTCATGTTAACAACGGACGATTACTTGAGCATTTCCACGAAGGAAATATGACATATCAAGTTAAAGGTCTGGCAATGGAAACACCGGATGCATTCCTGGAAATTTCTCAGGAACTTGCAGATGAACGTGGCATTAAGACAGGTAACCTTATTCGCTTACAGTCACCATATGGTAAAGTTGATGTACGCGCATTAATTACCGACCGTGTATTCGGTAAAGAAGTCTACTTACCAATGAACGATAATGGCGATGCAGCGATCAACTTATTATCAAGCTCTATCGCTGATAAGGACACATCAACACCAGCTTATAAAGAAACGAAGGCAAAACTTATCATCTTAGATAAAGGCAACAAGTCACCATTACCAGAAAACAACTTCCGCTTCGGAAACCGTGTCCCACAAATGGGTGTTAACGTTGAAGCGAAATGGCAGCGCGATGACTATGTGTTCCCTGGCGATATCGTTAAAATGAGAGGTGAAAAATAA
- a CDS encoding YktB family protein, whose translation MAKYHFTSKDFKVFNVEGLEPRMEALISTTRPKLEALGEYFSAYLSQQTDETFYPHVAKHLRRKTNPPNDTWVAFSTNKRGYKMLPHFQIGLFDDHAFVLFGIIYESPEKERMAAKWQQQINDILVLDSDFIIKGDHMKKNYESIDALDADALNQYIERLVNVKKGELLFGKVFLPGDDAMKSDKKFLSAVEETFFKLLPLYE comes from the coding sequence ATGGCTAAATATCATTTTACTTCAAAAGATTTCAAAGTTTTTAACGTGGAAGGTCTGGAACCACGCATGGAGGCATTGATAAGCACAACGCGTCCGAAGCTGGAAGCCCTTGGTGAATATTTCAGCGCCTATCTGTCTCAGCAAACGGATGAAACATTTTATCCGCATGTCGCTAAACATCTGCGACGCAAAACGAATCCACCTAATGATACGTGGGTTGCATTTTCAACAAACAAACGCGGGTACAAGATGCTGCCCCATTTTCAGATTGGACTGTTTGATGATCATGCATTCGTTCTCTTCGGTATCATTTATGAATCCCCTGAAAAAGAGCGTATGGCAGCAAAATGGCAGCAGCAGATCAATGACATATTAGTGCTTGACAGTGACTTTATCATCAAGGGCGATCATATGAAAAAGAATTACGAATCTATTGATGCTCTCGATGCAGATGCACTTAATCAATATATCGAGCGTCTTGTCAATGTAAAAAAAGGAGAACTTTTATTCGGAAAAGTATTCTTACCTGGTGATGACGCAATGAAGTCAGATAAAAAGTTTTTAAGCGCAGTTGAAGAAACTTTCTTTAAATTACTACCTTTATATGAGTAA
- a CDS encoding inositol monophosphatase family protein — translation MELFEFMKQIVYQAGSNIREQLNKPLLIETKSNPNDLVTNMDKETEQLLYDAIMEAYPKHRIIGEEGSGTDVTSMEGTVWIIDPIDGTLNFVHQQENFAISVGVFIDGKKYAGVIYDVMRDTMYSALRGHGAFKDDEPIAPLADSALHQSIISMNPNWLTKDYTKDIYSDIIIAARSARSYGSAALDFAYVATGKIDAYLTLRLHPWDFAGGVIIAEEVGAVVTNQLNEPLDMLYANSIIVANKALHEEIYTQYLQPHTAALDSIHQGRFHRR, via the coding sequence ATGGAATTATTTGAATTTATGAAACAGATTGTTTACCAGGCTGGCAGTAATATTAGAGAGCAGCTCAATAAGCCGTTATTAATAGAAACGAAATCAAACCCGAATGATCTTGTCACAAATATGGATAAAGAAACTGAACAGTTACTGTACGATGCAATTATGGAAGCATATCCAAAGCACCGTATCATTGGTGAAGAAGGAAGCGGGACGGATGTTACCTCGATGGAAGGCACAGTATGGATTATCGATCCGATTGATGGTACATTAAACTTTGTGCATCAGCAGGAAAACTTTGCGATTTCAGTAGGTGTATTTATCGATGGAAAGAAGTATGCAGGTGTCATCTATGACGTTATGCGTGACACGATGTATAGTGCACTTCGAGGACACGGTGCATTTAAAGATGATGAACCAATAGCGCCACTTGCTGATAGTGCGCTTCATCAATCCATCATCTCGATGAATCCGAACTGGTTAACGAAAGACTATACGAAAGATATCTATAGTGACATCATAATCGCAGCAAGAAGTGCGAGAAGCTATGGGTCAGCAGCATTGGATTTTGCCTATGTTGCAACAGGTAAGATTGATGCCTATCTTACGCTCAGACTCCATCCATGGGACTTTGCCGGTGGTGTGATCATCGCTGAAGAAGTGGGGGCAGTCGTTACAAATCAACTGAATGAGCCGCTGGATATGCTCTATGCGAACTCGATCATTGTTGCAAACAAAGCATTACATGAAGAAATTTATACACAGTATTTACAGCCCCATACAGCGGCACTTGACAGTATTCATCAAGGGCGATTCCATCGCCGCTAA
- a CDS encoding DUF5325 family protein — translation MKKSTITQFTLACFAVLMLILFSIGLAEGNFLIMGAAVILFIATFGVGFTFKKKFRENGEL, via the coding sequence ATGAAAAAAAGTACGATTACACAATTCACGCTTGCTTGTTTCGCAGTGCTCATGCTTATCCTGTTCAGTATCGGCCTTGCTGAAGGGAACTTCTTAATTATGGGCGCTGCTGTTATATTATTTATCGCCACCTTCGGCGTAGGATTCACTTTCAAGAAGAAGTTCCGAGAAAATGGAGAACTATAA